One segment of Tenrec ecaudatus isolate mTenEca1 chromosome 1, mTenEca1.hap1, whole genome shotgun sequence DNA contains the following:
- the RGS2 gene encoding regulator of G-protein signaling 2 → MQSTMFLAVQHEYRGPMDKNAGSGSKSEEKREKMKRTLLKDWKARLSYFLQNSSTPGKSKPGKKSKQQTFIKPSPEEAQLWSETFDELLASKYGLAAFRAFLKSEFCEENIEFWLACEDFKQTKSPQKLSSKARKIYTDFIEKEAPKEINIDFQTKTLIAQNIQDATSGCFTTAQKRVYSLMENNSYPRFLESEFYQDLCKKPQIPTEHHAT, encoded by the exons ATGCAGAGTACCATGTTCCTGGCTGTCCAGCACGAATACCGCGGACCGATGGACAAGAACGCCGGCAGCGGCTCCAAGAGCGAAGAGAAGCGGGAGAAGATGAAACGGACCCT cttaaaaGATTGGAAGGCCCGTCTGAGCTACTTCTTACAAAATTCCTCCACTCCTGGGAAGTCCAAACCGGGCAAGAAAAGCAAACAGCAAACTTTTATCAA GCCATCGCCTGAGGAAGCGCAGCTGTGGTCAGAAACATTTGATGAGCTGCTAGCCAGTAAAT ATGGTCTGGCTGCATTCAGGGCTTTTCTAAAATCTGAATTttgtgaagaaaatattgaattctGGCTGGCCTGTGAAGACTTCAAACAAACTAAGTCACCCCAAAAGCTGTCCTCAAAAGCAAGGAAAATATATACTGACTTCATAGAAAAGGAAGCTCCAAAGGAG ATAAACATAGACTTTCAGACCAAAACTCTAATTGCCCAAAATATACAAGATGCTACAAGTGGTTGCTTTACAACTGCGCAGAAAAGAGTCTACAGCTTGATGGAAAACAACTCTTACCCCCGTTTCCTGGAGTCTGAATTCTACCAGGACTTGTGTAAAAAGCCACAGATCCCCACAGAACACCATGCTACATGA